A segment of the Corylus avellana chromosome ca2, CavTom2PMs-1.0 genome:
tcgtataatatcaaattaagtaattgacattggattaaacaataaccaatgtgttacttataaacacaatttaagtattaatgtattatcattataattttagtaatttatatattatcactataattgatatgattatatcacatgatgacttgatcattaaatcatataattatataataataaataatacatatataatatgacataactcataagtcataagtctacaagttaatcatatgattcatgtacaatgataatcacaattgattcgattgaattaaacaatatattacttataattaCATGTATACAATTTAATTAaggcattattagatactttaggaatttaggatttagaagatattaaaaatacaagaaaaaaaatgagagtaaaaaaaagctcaaaaagccctaaagaaaacccaaaaagcccaaaaaaaaaagctcaattttaaaaaagcggttagcgggcggttatctatttcgctaaccgctaaccgacggttaaccgctaggcggttagtggttgcggttagtgaaatctactaaccgcctttgcacccctggTCCAAGACACCAAACAACCTATCAGTCATAAACCATGAAAATAAGACAAGACATATTATGTTAGTTTTTGGCTACATCACAATGGCGTTGCACCCGTATCCGTACCAGTGCCAATGAAACCTCCGGGGTTGGTCTTCTCGATCGCTCAGATGGAATAGTGGATCGAACTGAATTGATTTCAGGACCTCCCTCAGATTTTCTCTGCGGCTAGCTGTCACAAGAATCTAAAGAGAGAAGAGGCCAAGAGGCAGGAGCGGTTAAGTTTGAATATGAATTGAAGAtctatgaaagaaaaaagtaaacatTAGAGAAGGAGATGAAGATGTATTAAATGCAAGTGTGACATCATTAGGTGAAAATATTAAATggtagttttaattttgaattataaCGAATACCAAACAATAGGGTCACGTGGGCCCTTTAGCGTGTTGTTGAAGTTGCAAAAGGCTCACGTGGATTTTTCTCATCAATGTTATTACACTTGTGGAGGCACAACATAATGATCACCGTTACATTTACAACGTGCAacctaaaatataaattaaaaaaagattaaaaagaaaaatcaaaggctATATATGGAAGAAGATATGTAGTATATGGACAGGCTAGGGGAGTTGGGCAGCATGTATGAAGTACATAAGCTGGCTGATACTCGAGAGGGAAATGGAACCTTGTGGATCTTTCAAGGTTAGGACTCTTAAACAGACATGCACATACAAATACGTGTGTGCGTATTTtttatgtgtatatgtatatatacataaagcCATGAAGGAAATGAATGAAACTGAAAAGACTTTGCTCTTTCAAGCATATATTAACATGTCGCAAGAAACaattacccctaaaaaaaaCTACTTCTCTACAAATGGGAAGTTGAATGTTAATGTTGTCGTGTGTTAATGTTAATGGCAATCAGGTGGAGTCGTCAACATCCGGGGACACGGGTGATTGAAGTGTGAAGATGAGGTGTTTGTGGCTAGTAGCAGCCCCCACTTACCATCAAAATTGGGTTCATATAATGAAGTAGAATAATTCAATTTGTTGTGACATAGCAGGTCTGGTGATAGAGAAAGTAATACAAACATGATATCGACAAGGTTGCATCAGATGCACAAAGTGCTAGCTAGATGGAGTTGAAAGTAGTATGCATAAGGCCATGAACGACATAAGGCTTGATGGATAGATAGTACACATTTCATCTAAAATGGAGAGATCCTTGGCCAAATAAATACTACTAGCTATCACTATCTGAAATTATAACCACTTAATTGggcttctttatatttttactttctttgtTTAGTCTTTTTCAATATGCTCCACTCCTGCCCCGCCTGGGTACGTAATGCATTAAGACTGCATTATTGACTCCCCAATAACGCATCTAGGTTACTCAAATTATGTATTTATACTCCGTCTCATTTCAATCGTTAATTGTCACCATTTATGATATCTAGATTAACATCATTGAAATTTTCGGTATTtggaaatatattttcttgatagTACAGTTACCCTTGGGATTTCAATTTTTGTTGGATATTCGTAAGGACTGCTCAATGAATATTCAAGGTCATAAGAATATTAATACAATTgatattgaaagaaattaaaaagaacaataaaacaaaacgaATGTTCAATTCGTAACAAAACGAATGGAAAGGGATTTGGAATCTTAAAATCCAACATAGGCTCAAGCATCTCCTTTGGAGGATTTCTTGGAATATCCTCCCCACCAGAACAAACATTTTCAGGTTCTCTTCTTTCATTGATCCTGAATCTTTTGCTTGTCCTATGTGTAATGATCCTCCTGAAGATTTGCAGCACCTGTTTCTTGATTGCCCTTTTGCTAGGGCCATTTGGAGAAACACTGCTTGGCCCATCAACGTCTCAGTTTTCTCCAATTTGCCTATTGCTGAATGGTCTAAAGCTATCATTAATCCTAGCTCTCATCTTGGCATCCCTTCGGATCAAGTTTGGGAGTTTCAGATTTCTGCTTTAGTTACTATGGACTGCAGTTGGTTAGCTAGAAACAAGCTTATTCACAATGGCTCTGTTCCGGATCCAGTTTCTTGTTTGAAGTCCATTAGCTCCATGGTTAAAGCTCATCTTAAAGCATGGCTTGACTCAGCTTTTGTCCCTGAAGCTTGGTCTCCTCCTCCCCTTGGCTTCTTGAAAGCTAATTTTGATGTTGCCATTCGCCCCTTGTTTAGTGTTGCAGCTGTGGTCCTTAATGATCACACAGGTCTTATCGTGGCTGTCTGTACTAAGAAGTTACCCCATCTGGATGCCACTGTTGGGGAAGCCAATGCTGCTCTTTTGGCAGTTAGTTTTGCTGCTGATTTTGGTTGTTCCTCTATTCTCCTTGAAGGGGATTCTCAGCTTTGCATCCTTGCCATCAACAAAGATCATCTCTTTTCAGATTGGCTTTGTGCCCCCATGATTGCTGATATTCACTTGCATTTGTTGCTTTTTTCTTAGTTGGACCGCGTCGAAAGCTTCAAGATGTGCTAACTCAAGAGCACACTCGGttgctaaatgggccgcttcccacaatgtgtttggaagcattcccgcTTGTTCACCTTTTCTCTCCTCATTTCGAATTAGGAGCGGGAGAGACCCGCCTTTGTAGTCCTTTCCCCCTTCCCCtctttgcttagaaaaaaaaaaaaaaaNNNNNNNNNNNNNNNNNNNNNNNNNNNNNNNNNNNNNNNNNNNNNNNNNNNNNNNNNNNNNNNNNNNNNNNNNNNNNNNNNNNNNNNNNNNNNNNNNNNNCACCCATTTGTAGTgccatcaatatatataaagtgagataaaattgaaataattaaacTCATTTATTTATGGTTTCATCTGAAAAACATTATGAAATTGGTCAGCAAAATTTCCAAAGAAAGCATCATggctttcaattttctttttaaaccaCATGGAAATTATGCTACATTGGTGAACAATATACATAGTGTATAAAGGACCACCAGGTCCACCACCAAAGCACTCGAAATTCCCTATCCTCTTCCAGCGTTCCAGGTCAGGTAACACTAACCTCAGCAGGAGTGATGACCAGTGGTGTCTCTTTCTCTTGTCTATTATGTTGACTTCCATACCCATGTATCTCCAACACATCTACATTGGTAATAAATATCCTAAAGAATTTATCTTCACCATACAATACAATAGCTGCATGACAGTTGCAAGTTGCACCATTACCAATCCCACCGTTACACTTGTATGCACTGTATAACTAAGGATATAATTCCCCTATTGTTGATTTTTGCCTCATCAGATGTTGATTGTCTTGGGTTCTAATTACAGCGTTAACGGTCTACTTCTGGGTTTCACCTGCGAGTCAAGAATGGCCGCTAACTATGCTACTGTGTAAGTTAAATCTTTTTCCCTTTTACCTGCGGAATCTAAACTTCTCGAGATTTCTCTGATACCCTTTATGAAAAATCAGCACTTTTTGTAATCCCACAATTATGTCCTTCCTATTGCCTTTCAATCTGTTGGAAAAAAGGTTGCTTTTTACCAGTAGAGATTCTCCTTAAACGAACCTTTTTCGCACTTTCGTGGTTAGATTTGTTTTGTTGCTCTTCTGTGATATTTGTGGGTTTTATCTATTGTGCAGAAACACACTTGGTTTTGAGCTCATGTTggtcacttttttgtttttggttgtgtcatttcacataaatttatttgtttattgtaGATGTTTTAGTTTTGAGCATCAGTCTGCACATTGTTCAATGTTACAGTCTTTGCTTCAAGTTCTTGAGTAATTCATTCATATGTTGCTACTTTTAGGTGTTTCTTAAATCTAATATAGGATCTTTTAATTGCAATATGTCAGTGTTTGAAACTAGAGTTTCCAATTAGTGCTCTCTCATTTCTTCTCGATGATATAGTTTTGTGTTGTCTGCAGAGAAAGCTGAGAATTAGGGGTTTGTAATCAGGCAATTTACCATGAATACACTGTTGCTTCTGGTGTTAATGGTTTTCTGCCATGGGATTTCCTCGTATGGGGTTGTTACAAATGTTTCTACAAGACCTGATGTTGTAAATATAGGGGCTATTCTCTCTTACAAGTCTACTATTGGCAAAGTTGCAAAACTCGCAATGGAAACTGCAGTTGAAGATGTGAATTCTGATCCAACTGTTCTGGCTGGAACTAAGATAAATCTTACGATGCAGGACTCCAATTACAGCGGATTCCTTGGCATTGTTGAGAGTAAGTTCTTTGTGATatctcttttctattttttcactCGTCATCTTCTTACTCTAAAGGTAGGTTACCTAGTGTAATGATTCCGAAAAAACACTAGTCACATAtgcgctatcactccaaaaaaaCTAGTCCAAGTTGTAATTGGAGCTCcttataatcacttataaaacttAGTCTCACCTAATAAGGAACCCATATGGGACTTAGTACTTATGAGCTCTTTTATAATCCACTCAGTTTATGTTTGCTAATCATTTTTTCAATGTTGGACTAAGGTGTTACAATTTTCCCCTCTCAAGGGCCTGATTGTGATTGTgttagagagcttaaaaagtatttttagtgccgaaaaaagttgtgccaaacaaaagctggtttgtttggtaaaaaatttcaaaagtacttctttgacttttttgctttaaaaattgtcaaaactcacttttgacaaaagcttaaaaattaagcttttgccaaaaaacgctatttgacttaaaagctcaatttttcaaacacaatctcaaacatgctatAAGTCTCCAATGTCCTTGTCAAGGTCATATCATGTAGTGCTCTAGTACTACATGACATTACTACGTTgatctgataccatttgtaatggcCCAAGAAAAACATTGATCACATCTagcgctattactccaaaataaCTAGTTAAGTTGCAATTGAAGTTTcttataatcacttataaaattcAATCTCACTTAGTAATGAATCAATATGAGAGTTAGCACCAATGACCTTCTTTATAATTCACCCACTCTACGTGAACTAATCTTTTTCTTTACGTGGAACTGAGTTGTCACACCTAGAATCACAAGTGGTTTATAACCTCTCTGACTTTAATTTGTCATAACAGCCTTGCAGTTCATGGAGAAAGACACCGTAGCAATTATTGGTCCCCAACTTTCAGTAACAGCTCATGTAGTATCTCACATTGCTAATGAGCTCCAAGTTCCTCTATTGTCATATTCAGCAACAGACGCCACCCTGTCTCCACTTCAGTTCCCTTTCTTTGTTAGAACTTCCCATAGTGATCTATTTCAGATGGCTGCAATAGCAGAAATTGTGGACTACTATGGATGGAAAGAGGTAATTGCAATCTATGTTGACGATGACCAAGGCAGAAATGGGATTACTGCATTAGGAGACAAGCTTGCTGAGAGACGTTGTAAGATCTCATACAAAGCACCTATGCCCCCTGAACCCACCCGGGATAATGTCACCGATGTGCTGGTTAAGGTTGCTTTAACCGAGTCTCGGATTATTGTTCTTCACACTTATGCCGGTCAGGGTCCAGAGGTTCTTAACGTTGCAAAGTACCTTGGGATGATGGCAACTGGGTATGTGTGGATTGCTACTAACTGGCTCTCTACCATACTAGATACTAATTCTCCAGTCACTTCAGATGTAATGGGTGACTTTGAAGGAGTTATTACATTGCGTATGTACACACCAGAGTCAGAAGTCAAGAGAAAATTTGTTTCTAGGTGGAGTAACTTGACTCGTGCAAAGAGTACTAATGGCTCTTTTGGACTAAGTACTTACGGTCTATATGCCTATGACACTGTTTGGCTGCTTGCGCATGcaattgatgcattttttaatCAGGGGGGAGttatctcattctcaaatgATTCTAGATTAACTGACGTACAAGGAGGGAGCTTGAATCTTGATGCTATGAACATCTTTGATGGAGGGAAGTTGCTGCTTAAGAGCATTTTGCAGGTCAATATGACTGGTGTAACAGGACCAATCAATTTTACTTCGGATAGGAACTTCATTTATCCTGCATTTGAAGTCATTAATGTCGTTGGCACAGGGTTTAGGAGGATCGGTTATTGGTCTAATTATTCTGGGTTATCACTCGACCCTCCAGAAATGCTTTACACAAACCCACCTAATCGTTCCAGTGCAAGTCAAAGGCTAAGCGTCGTAATTTGGCCTGGAGAAACAACACAGCGACCTCGTGGGTGGGTTTTCCCAAACAACGGAAGACAATTGAGAATTGGAGTCCCAAAAAGAGTTAGCTTTCGAGAAATGGTGTCAGAAGTGAGCAGTGACATGTTCAAAGGGTATTGCATTGATGTATTTACTGCTGCAGTGAACTTGTTGCCATATGCCGTCCCATATAAACTATTTCCATTTGGCGATGGTCGTAATAACCCAAGTGGCACTGACCTTGTGCAGATGATCACAACGGGTGTAAGTAgtggaaaacaaaattttgcttACAACTTTGTGAAGTTGTATTGGTTTTCTGACCCTCTGGTTTTCTTCTTCCATATAGGTCTATGATGCAGCAATAGGGGACATCGCAATCATCACCAACCGAACGAGAATAGTGGATTTTACACAACCATATATCGAGTCTGGGCTGGTAGTAGTGGCCCCAGTTAGGAAGTCAAATTCTAGTGCTTGGGCATTTTTAAGGCCATTCACTCTACAGATGTGGGGTACCACAGCTATCTTTTTTCTCATTGTGGGAGCAGTTGTTTGGATTTTGGAGCATAGAATAAATGATGAATTCCGGGGTCCCCCAAAAAAACAAGTTGTCACTATTCTATGGTGAGGGAATATCACATCCTATGACaacttttaattactctttGCTTGGTTCAAATCCATCGAGCTATGTGTAAACATCTCAACAATAATATCTGCTCTGAAGTTATCCTTTCCATTCTTCTTTGTTGAGATAGGATCATGACAATGCCGATGACTTTTATCGATCTGATTTAGGGAAAGCAGAAAACTCCCCCTTACTCTTCTTTGCTGTAGAAATCAGAGTTTTCATAGATGTGAGATAGTAATTTGTTAGGAACTGTCGATGGGTAGAGCTTCTATTTATAATGACAAAAGTACAAAACACTAGTGTTATTGAAAATTGCATCAAGACAGAGTCTTGTGTTgggatttttcttctttctatcaTATTTCTTAGTCTAATCCGCATATCACTCACATTTGTGCTTCGATTAATTTTGCAGGTTTAGCTTTTCAACCTTGTTCTTCTCCCATAGTAAGTGAATTGGCTCTAATTTAGTTGTACTTTCTAAATGCAATAGGTATTGGTGGCGGCTTTTGTTTACTTATCAAGTAACACATTTTTCTGCTTTCTGTAGGGGAAAATACAGTCAGCACTCTTGGTCGGCTAGTGCTAATAATATGGTTATTTGTGGTACTTATAATCAACTCAAGCTACACTGCAAGTTTGACCTCAATCTTGACAGTGCAGCAGCTTTCTTCTCCCATTAAAGGCATTGAAACTCTGATTAACAGCAATGATCCCATTGGCTACCAGCAAGGTTCATATGCCCGAAACTATTTAGTTGAGGAACTTGGCATTCGCGAGTCCagactttttccttttaattcaCCAGAAGATTTTACTAAAGCCTTAAAAAACGGCCCCCATAGGGGTGGTGTTGCAGCAATTGTTGATGAGCGTGCATATGTAGACCTTTTCCTCTCAACCCGATGTGAATTCAGCATTGTAGGTCAACAGTTCACCAAAGCCGGGTGGGGATTTGTAAGTTTACACTTCCCCGCACTACTTGTTTTTAGAATTCATGTCAGGCTCTTGTGGACCTATCATAACACAAAAAATGCTAGCCGTACGTACAATTTATGCACTGATGTGACAATGAGATGTAGCATTGCTgcgtcaacaaaaaaaaaatggcggtAATGAGGTAGTTGGTCCACTCCACCGAACCTCATCCCCCGTAATTGTGACCACCTCCAACAAACGAGATTTGGTAGTCACAATCACGATCACGACCAGAAGAGGGTTTGTCATATCTCTTCAATGCTGCATAGAGATATATAAAATCTTCTACAGTAGTCCAATGTacctgtttttagtttttagtgaAGGAATGAAATTTAATTGCTCTGGAGTCTGGACTAGTATCATCATTTTCTGGTAGTTATTGTCTTATAACAACTTGGTTTTATTCTTAATGCCTCATGATCAGGCCTTTCCACGGGATTCACCTCTAGCAATAGACATGTCAACTGCCATTTTAAAACTGTCGGAGAACGGAGACCTTCAGAGAATCCATGATAAATGGCTTATGAGAAGTGCATGCACTAAACAAGGCACAAAGTTTGAAGTGGATCGCCTTCAGCTTAAGAGCTTCTGGGGCCTTTTTGCCATATGTGGAACCGCTTGCTTGCTTGCTCTCGTTGTATATTTGTTTCTGATGATGCGCCAGTTCAGCAGGCACTATCAAGAGGAACTTAAGCCTCCTGGTTCAATCTCAGGGTCTAAACGTCTTCGGACATTTCTTAGTTTTGCTGATGAAAAGGTAGAGGAAGTTAAAAGCCGCTCCAAGAGAAGGCAAATGGAGAAGAACTCAAACAGAAGTGTAGCTACTGAAGATGAATCAATCAACAGTTACAAGAGAAGACATTTGGATTTATCATCTTCAAATAAGAGTCTTGATAGTTGCAATGAAGCCTAAATATATCCACCTTCTGTACCTACTTTTACACAATTACATATTCTTAATAGACTTCCAATTCATCTCCTTGCTATTTATCATAGAAGGAAACTGTCGTATTCCCATCAAACCAGGGGACTACCACCAGGTTCAGATCTCTATATGTCAcccaaatttgaatttgaattcaaacTAAACTTCAATCAATTTAGAATatcaaacatatatttttcGCTTTATTTCTACTTCTCATCTTCTCCTTGCCTCTGATATCTAAGCAAAAAAACTCGgtcaaaaaatttagaaagaacTCATCTATTCCAATTGTAGTGGCTTAATTTCTAGGGAATAGGATccttgaaatggagatgaactATTTCACGGTTTAGATTTTGTTTCATTGAATCTAATGGTGTGTATGTATCGATAAGTTATTTTAAATGACCTTTTTTAAAGGaataattttaaaccaaaaaacgTATATCTTCCTCCAACGTATTGATCACGACACTGTGTATGTACCCCTTTTCCACAAAAACTAAACCCTTGTTTAGGAAAGTGATAAGATCAAGAAGAGTCCATGGTTTTCCACACACTGCTTACGAACGAATGTTAGCATATAATTTCTGTGAAATAATTATCATGATAATGGGAAAGAGGACCTAAAGGGCCACTTTGTTCTCTTGGTTTTAAGCTGTTCGAATTTTATTAGAAAGAAGTTGTGAGATCCATCTGTCTTACGTAGGTAGGttcttctctctcttaaatTATCAACAAGAAGGATACTCGTCTAGAACTAACTATGCTTCATACCCAATATAACATCAATATTAGAAATTTATAGATTCATGTTCTTGGACTCTTCCATTTGATACCCTCTTCCTTcgttttctcttctccttcgTTTCTCTTCGCTACGCTTTCTTCCGACCCTTCCATTTTATGACCATGGTTCCTTTTCTTTAACAAATGAGAGAAATGATTACGAGCCCCGGCCAGAATGTCTCATGTACTAGTGAACCATCTTAACAAGATACAAAAGTAGAGCAACCACACAAGCTAAGCCACACAATAAAAAGAGCCCCCAGAAACTTTTAAGTGAAAGGCGGTCTATGTCTTGCTTTGTTCCTTCTAAGTTGCAAGCTTTTCTTGCAAGCCACTTGTCAAGAATCTTTTGTAATTCTCCACTCTCTGACAGCTTTAAGATTGCAGTTGACATATCAATTGCTAGGGGCGACTCCCGTGGAAAAGCCTAATCAATGAGAAATGTACAACAAAAGTATATTATCATAAGCTGATAATAGTAAGATCGATAACCAATTTTTCATAGACATAATCTAACAAGTTAAACATGACAGGTTGATTAT
Coding sequences within it:
- the LOC132172957 gene encoding uncharacterized protein LOC132172957; the encoded protein is MCNDPPEDLQHLFLDCPFARAIWRNTAWPINVSVFSNLPIAEWSKAIINPSSHLGIPSDQVWEFQISALVTMDCSWLARNKLIHNGSVPDPVSCLKSISSMVKAHLKAWLDSAFVPEAWSPPPLGFLKANFDVAIRPLFSVAAVVLNDHTGLIVAVCTKKLPHLDATVGEANAALLAVSFAADFGCSSILLEGDSQLCILAINKDHLFSDWLCAPMIADIHLHLLLFS
- the LOC132170240 gene encoding glutamate receptor 3.6-like; the protein is MNTLLLLVLMVFCHGISSYGVVTNVSTRPDVVNIGAILSYKSTIGKVAKLAMETAVEDVNSDPTVLAGTKINLTMQDSNYSGFLGIVETLQFMEKDTVAIIGPQLSVTAHVVSHIANELQVPLLSYSATDATLSPLQFPFFVRTSHSDLFQMAAIAEIVDYYGWKEVIAIYVDDDQGRNGITALGDKLAERRCKISYKAPMPPEPTRDNVTDVLVKVALTESRIIVLHTYAGQGPEVLNVAKYLGMMATGYVWIATNWLSTILDTNSPVTSDVMGDFEGVITLRMYTPESEVKRKFVSRWSNLTRAKSTNGSFGLSTYGLYAYDTVWLLAHAIDAFFNQGGVISFSNDSRLTDVQGGSLNLDAMNIFDGGKLLLKSILQVNMTGVTGPINFTSDRNFIYPAFEVINVVGTGFRRIGYWSNYSGLSLDPPEMLYTNPPNRSSASQRLSVVIWPGETTQRPRGWVFPNNGRQLRIGVPKRVSFREMVSEVSSDMFKGYCIDVFTAAVNLLPYAVPYKLFPFGDGRNNPSGTDLVQMITTGVYDAAIGDIAIITNRTRIVDFTQPYIESGLVVVAPVRKSNSSAWAFLRPFTLQMWGTTAIFFLIVGAVVWILEHRINDEFRGPPKKQVVTILWFSFSTLFFSHRENTVSTLGRLVLIIWLFVVLIINSSYTASLTSILTVQQLSSPIKGIETLINSNDPIGYQQGSYARNYLVEELGIRESRLFPFNSPEDFTKALKNGPHRGGVAAIVDERAYVDLFLSTRCEFSIVGQQFTKAGWGFAFPRDSPLAIDMSTAILKLSENGDLQRIHDKWLMRSACTKQGTKFEVDRLQLKSFWGLFAICGTACLLALVVYLFLMMRQFSRHYQEELKPPGSISGSKRLRTFLSFADEKVEEVKSRSKRRQMEKNSNRSVATEDESINSYKRRHLDLSSSNKSLDSCNEA